Proteins found in one Kiritimatiellia bacterium genomic segment:
- a CDS encoding hydrogenase yields the protein MNTLLILILLTNLRLLVSSRIHACVRWVAAQGILLGLLAVVGRQDHITLLGILFALFTAAIKGWVFPWLIFRAIRESEIRREMEPYVGYNLSLAIGLAALGVSFWLGRRLPLPGLPGPLFVPVAFFSMFAGLFLIVSRKKAVTQALGYLVMENGIYLFGVVAVRDEPLLVELGVLLDLLVAVFVMGITMFHIQRDVESLDADQLTQLRD from the coding sequence ATGAACACCCTCCTCATCCTCATCCTGCTGACGAACCTGCGGCTGTTGGTCTCGAGCCGGATCCACGCCTGTGTCCGCTGGGTCGCGGCGCAGGGGATTCTGCTGGGCCTGCTCGCCGTGGTCGGTCGCCAGGATCACATCACGCTGCTCGGCATCCTCTTCGCGCTCTTCACCGCCGCGATCAAGGGCTGGGTCTTCCCGTGGCTGATCTTCCGGGCGATCCGCGAGAGCGAGATCCGGCGCGAGATGGAGCCGTACGTCGGCTACAATCTCTCCCTCGCCATCGGCCTGGCCGCGCTCGGCGTGTCGTTCTGGCTCGGTCGGCGGCTGCCGCTGCCCGGCCTGCCGGGCCCGCTGTTCGTGCCGGTCGCGTTCTTCTCGATGTTCGCCGGGCTGTTCCTGATCGTCAGCCGCAAGAAGGCCGTGACGCAGGCGCTCGGGTACCTCGTCATGGAAAACGGCATCTACCTCTTCGGCGTCGTCGCCGTGCGCGACGAGCCGCTGCTGGTGGAACTCGGCGTGCTGCTGGACCTGCTGGTCGCGGTCTTCGTCATGGGCATCACGATGTTCCATATCCAGCGCGACGTGGAGAGCCTGGACGCGGACCAGCTGACGCAATTACGGGACTGA
- a CDS encoding NADH-quinone oxidoreductase subunit H translates to MNASGFIPVLAALALAPLLFGLINKVKALFAGRQGPPVLQLYYDLLKLSRKGAVYSATTSWLFRAGPVVGVAAVTAALLLVPLGGTPAVFAFRGDFILALYVLGVARFFLVAAAMDTGSAFEGMGASREVFFSALAEPALFVVLAALAHGTQAGSLSDMLGRVTPDLWRAETPSMALLLIALVLVLLAENARIPVDDPNTHLELTMIHEVMVLDHGGPDFALVLYASALKLWLFAALVVGVLPIHGGPPAVGLAASLAAMAMVAALVGAVESAMARLRLARVPQLLLGAAALALVGFLLLAAG, encoded by the coding sequence ATGAACGCGTCCGGCTTCATCCCGGTCCTGGCTGCGCTGGCGCTGGCGCCGCTGCTGTTCGGGCTCATCAACAAGGTCAAGGCCCTTTTCGCCGGACGGCAGGGCCCGCCGGTGCTCCAACTCTATTACGACCTGCTCAAACTATCCCGGAAGGGCGCGGTCTATAGCGCCACGACGTCCTGGCTGTTCCGCGCGGGGCCCGTGGTGGGCGTCGCGGCGGTGACGGCCGCGCTCCTGCTGGTCCCGCTCGGCGGAACGCCCGCGGTCTTCGCGTTCCGCGGGGATTTCATCCTCGCGCTCTACGTGCTGGGCGTCGCGCGCTTCTTCCTCGTCGCGGCGGCGATGGACACGGGCTCCGCGTTCGAGGGCATGGGCGCTAGCCGCGAGGTGTTCTTCTCCGCGCTGGCGGAGCCGGCCCTGTTCGTCGTGCTGGCCGCGCTGGCCCACGGCACGCAGGCGGGATCGCTCTCGGACATGCTGGGCCGCGTAACGCCGGACCTCTGGCGGGCCGAAACGCCGTCCATGGCGCTGCTGCTGATCGCGCTGGTCCTGGTCCTGCTGGCCGAGAACGCCCGGATCCCCGTGGACGATCCCAACACGCACCTCGAGCTGACGATGATTCACGAGGTGATGGTCCTCGACCACGGCGGCCCGGACTTCGCCCTGGTGTTGTATGCCTCCGCGCTGAAGCTCTGGCTGTTCGCGGCGCTGGTCGTCGGCGTGCTGCCGATCCACGGCGGGCCGCCGGCCGTGGGCCTTGCGGCGAGCCTCGCCGCCATGGCGATGGTCGCCGCGCTCGTCGGCGCGGTCGAGTCGGCCATGGCGCGGCTGCGGCTGGCCCGTGTGCCGCAGTTGCTGCTTGGGGCGGCCGCGCTGGCGCTCGTGGGATTCCTGCTGCTGGCCGCCGGATGA